The sequence ATGAACTGGACTGGGGTCCACACTTTCCAGTTCATTTTGAGTGCTACCCAGTAACCACTCTTTATCTTCTCAGCAAACGCAGACAGATCTTTCCCCTGGAACACAAGGGACATTGGTGATGGCCAGGCCTAAACTCCAGAAAAGGCCCAACTCTCATCCTTACAGAGCCCTAAGCCGTGTAGGCAAAGGGGTTACAAAGAGAAATCCTAACAGACAGCACAGCCAGAGAGAAACACTCGCCACCTGTGAGACCCAGGCGCACACGATGTGCCCAGAGGCGCATCACACTAGCCAAAGTTGGCCATTCCAGCAGAAGGGACCAGAGCGACTGGCCATGCAGCACGCTCAGGAGATCACAAACCGCCGGCTGATGTTAAACACGAGCATCCCCCTGGACAGCAGGGCAAGCCAAGGCCCAAAGCAGCTGAGGGAGCTACTTCAGAGCTCACAGGAAGACAGCAGCTGAGCAAGAAGGACCCGTGCTCTGACCGACAGGGCCTGTCCTAGATCATGGGTGACCGGGAGCTAGCTTCCGTCCAGGCACATAAGCACACAGATACGTCTATCTTCCCTACCTGTCGCAGTATCCAGAACCACACACCAAACCCTACAGCCCGACTTCAGCACACACTGGAAATGGGCACCTACCTCCAGCAGGTTCATGACGAAGAAGAAGAGCAGCAGGAAGGGTGGAGCAACAACCAGACGGTCCAGCAGAAGCCTCTTGACCATGGCAAAAGGGACACTCGATGGGATCAGCTGCTCCAGGTACAGGTAGAAATAGTGACTGAGTGGCCCTGTGAACAGGAACCTGACAAACCAGAGGGCATGACTGTGCTTCATCGCTGTCCTCCAGCCTTCCCCAGACTTCCATCCAGCCCCAGCGTAGGTGCTTAGCTGGCCCCATtactacagtatctgagcacctcatgatcttgaatgtgtttatcctcacaacacccctgtgcgcaggggcagggtcttatccccattgtacagatgggaactgaggtcCCAAGagacaagtgacttgcccaaggtcacaaaggaagtctgtggcggAGAGTACTGTGCTACTGCTCTAACCAGGCCATCCTTTCTCTTGCTCCAAAGAGATGCCAATGGTGCCACAATAGTGAGGGGGGAAGCACTCCTGCTTCTCACAGACCTCCAGGAGGAGAGCACCACCAACTCAACATCCTCTCCGGTCAAGTTCacgcccatcaccatggtacccGAGCACCTTTCAGAGGTGCACTAAGTGATGCAACTAGCACCTGTGACTTACCCATAGATGGCGAATCTCAAGGGCCCACTCAGGTCCAGGCTTTTGGATGACCCTGGCTTTTTCCGGCTCCTCTCAATGACCTGGGACAGGAGGCTCCCAAGCGCTGACAAAACAGCACTGCAGGCAGAGGGAAGGGGATGAGATCAGAAGCCAGCCACAGAACCCAGAGTCCGAGGGAACCTGAGCTCTGAGCATAGCCACTGGAGAGGAGTGCAGTAGCTCCAGGACCCGTCAGATCGGGGTGGGAGCACTCACTGATGGCGCAGCAAGCTCTGAGGCGTCACACTTCCCGCATGCTCGTAATGAAACCCAGccgatgggggcgggggggaattcTGCGTCTCCCATCTAGATTTAGTAGCACTGGCTCGCAGCCCGTGACCAGGGCAATGCTCCCAGTAGCCCACTCCGGGGCCCACCACTTCCAACAGAAGAGaatgggttttgttgttgttttttaaattaaagcttctGACCCTTCTGGCTGTGGGGCAAACATGCCCAGatgtaaccccctcccccacatgctGCGGCCTTCCAGACTCAGCAAAGAGCCTGTGTGACCTGCTCCTATTTATCTCAGTGATGAGCTGACTCTGAAGACTACTGATAAAAACAAATGGCAGTGTCGGTAACTATTGTACTACAGACCAATAGCAACAGCATCTGGCTAGTTCCCATATGCAGTGCCATGGAAACCAGAGATTGGGTCAGGTTCCCTGTTCCCTACAGCTCTCCTCTGCTTCAGCCAGCCTCATTTAAAATATCCCCCGTGATGGGCCCTTCACCCCCTGCCTTGGTGAGAAAATCCCATAGCCAGATACAGCTCTTCTCTGCCTGATCTTTAAGCCACATTTTCCTTCTCAGTTTCATCCTCTCACTCCTAGGGGTGTCTCGGCGCTCAGAGAAGAGCAGGGCAGCAACCACCCCGCAAAGGAGAAGGGTTATAGGAGGAAGGAGGCGGTGAATGAGGTACCAGCACAGTTCCACCACCTCACCCAGGCCCTTTGAGCCCTGCTTCTGTGGACTGCGACCCCATCCACTCAGCAGGGTCTTAAACCCCCCTGTAAACTGGTCACTTTTCTGCCAGCTGCTGAGCTGACAGCCATGGGGTCTGCGGAGTCCGTTCACTTGAAAGTGTCCTTTAGATTGCAGCTCTGCTTTGAAAATGGCCCCAGATCTGCTCCCGGTGTGTGCCAGTCAGAGCTGCAGGCTTGGGGGGGACAGGAAGTTGGTGCTGCCCTGAAAAGCCAACACAGCtaagagcaggggttctcaaactgggggtcgggaccctcaGGGgctcgcaaggttattacatggggggtcatgagccgtcagcctccaccccaaaccccgctttgcctccagcatttgtaatggtgttaaatatataaaaacgggtttttaatgtataagcggggtcgcactcagaggcttgctgtggggaaggggtcaccagtacaaaagtctgagaacccctggcagagagagagagagagagagagagataaaggcTCCTGCTGGTGCGTGGGCAAGAGAATCGTTTGCTGTGGGCCAAATCCCGCTTCCACCGACACCCACGGCAGCCTTCTGCATTGATTGCAATGAGCATTTGATCAGCCCTAAATTCCATTCGTGGACACCTACGCCCCCTCACCAGGCAGTGGAATGACAAGCACCAGCCCTTTCTTACTGGGGAGGGTGCGTGGGAAGGAAAGAGCCCGGCTCTCGGCCATGGGGAGCGTGCTGGGCCAGCGGAGAGCAACCCAACACGTCTGCCTATCGATGGCCCCAGGTGCCGCCAGTCTCTGAGACACCGACTATACTCTGCCCGCGGGTAGCGTGGCTCACCGGTGGATCTCAAAGAGCGTTACAAGAACAGGCCCTATCATCCCTGTTGGCCAGACACTGACGTTTCGGTCTCATTTGCCAGAGCAGAAATGGACACAGaaattctcttccctgctccCAAATGCATAGCCCTAacttcccctccctctggctgGTCAGTGCCTCAGGGAGGGGAAGGCCAAGGCCCATGGGAAGAATAGGCAGTAGCTGGTGAGAGGGAGCAGCTTGTCTGTctctccatggtatgcccacggcacacatcactgtagcatctgagcacctcacagtcttcaaCGTGTTTACCCTCACAAGCCCCGTGAGGTGAGGTGCcatttatccccattgtacaggtgggaactgaggcagagactaaagtgacttacccaaagttACACAgggcagtctgtggcagagcatggACTTGAACCGAGGTCCCCCAAGTTctaggctagcaccctaaccactagaccacacttctCCTTTGGTCCACCCAGTGAGAGGCCAAGTGGTGGGAAATTGAGCTGGTGGTAAAggggagaaggggatggggaaaaCAGGAGGGGAGGGTTTAAAGAGAGGAACAGCAAGAGAAGAAAAAGTAAGAGAGTTCTCTGAGGTTATTCACACTGGGCTGGTTCCATTTACTCTTCAGCATACCACGTGGCCACGGGGCAAACAGTGAGTGCTTCACTCTTCACCACACCTTCAGCCAGGAGCctctaagtgctttacaaacactaagGGCACGTCTGCATTACAGAGCTACACTGGCACTGCTGCAGAGCGTCCGGCGAAGACGCGCTCTGGgagtgctctcccgtcggcactactccacctcggcaagacGCGcggctatgtcaatgggagagcagcTCCCACTGTGCGGACAGCGCAAAACGTGTgttgctcggggtgggggcttttcacacccctcagcgatgtaagttacatcaacttaagcaGCAGGGCAGAGCTGCCCGAAGGCTCCCAACCTTCCTGTGAGGCAAGGCCACAGTGTTCCCCTGTTAGAGCTGGGGGAACAGAGCTGAAGCAACTTGTCACAAGAGTCGgcgatggaacccaggagtcctcggCTCCAATCAGCTGCAAATCACAAGCTGGGGCATGTCCCCACCTGAACGTGTGGGTGCTTTGTttgccagccccacccagccctgggctatcACTTGCTCAACACAGATCTGCTTCTGGCCAGCACTCTCCCTCACGCAGCGTGCAACGTCTCCGTTTCCGCTCAGAAACCTGGGCAGGGAGTTACCCCACCTCCAACAGGCAAAGCCAGATACGTCTGTAGCACAGCTTCAGAGTGCATCCCCCTCTTTGTACTGAACGGGAGCAAGACCCCTTCACCATGTGCTGGGAGGACGCTCTGTGGACAGcggtgccaggggcggctctagccatttcgccgccccaagcacggcggcacgccgcggggggcgctctgccggtcgccggtcccacggctccggtggacctcccgcagacgtgcctgcggagggtctgctggtcctgcgggtTCGGTGGAGCattcgcaggcacgcctgcgggaggtccactggaaccgcaagaccagcggaccctccgtaggcacgtctgcgggaggtccgccggagccacctgccgccctcccggcgaccggcagagctccccccgcggtgtgccgccccaagcacgtgcttggcgtgctggggcctggagccgcccctgagcggcgCCTCCGGGCATGACAGCAATGGCCCTGCTGACAAGCTCCCGAAGGCCAAGACCATCAGTTGATTAGATCAATAGCTGAGAAAATGCCTTAAGATCTCTGACCAGGGCGTTACGTTGGATCCAGTCTGAACTTTggcctgacaatcagcttcctcTTGTTCTGGGGGAAGCTGAAGGGTTAAGTTGGTGTATGGAGAGCTGGCAAGAGGTGCCAACCTGACGGCTCTGGAAACTGGGGTTGTTATCTAgactgtggtagcacctagggacCCCAATCATAGGAGCAGGAccccactgcgctaggtgctgtacaaacagtccTCTGCTCTCCATTATCGACAGAGCAGGTACAGCCTGGGCAGCCGCAGGGCAAGTGTCTCCTGCTCCAGCAACACGCCTCGTCCCTGCCGTCTGGTTTAGAGGGGAGCTCGGTGTCTGTGACCCCGAGAGTCCGTGGTGCCTCCGCTGGGAAGAGCAACCAGTGCAGGCTGTGCCGATGCCTTCAGTGAGTGAGCAGGAGCGACCCCCCCCAAATCACTGCTCAGAGGCTGCTGAACCCCGCCCACTGTGGCATCTTGTGGGACTCCTGACAGCAGCTGGCTCAGAAAGCGGCCCAGAGGTAACATCCCCCGCAGCCCGTGCACACGTACAGCCCCGCTTTCCCCTCACTACCCATTACAGCCACACTGTGGGTGAGAGGCCTGGGAGCGTTTGTCCAACGCTGCTGCTGCACCTCGCCAGCAGGTGCAAGAACTGGCTGACAGGTGGTGTGCCAGCCCCACGGAGTGCACCCAGCCCCAAAGAGCAAGGGGGCGAGGGCCGAGCATCCTGCAATCCCACTGCAGCTGGGCCTCTGCCCTGGGAACAGCCCTGCCAGACCTGGCGCTCTGTCTGCACGGGGCAGGGGGGGGCACGGTGTTAGCTGGCACCGTGTTAACCAGGACTCTGCCCTTGGGTACGCCAGGCCAGGGAGGTGCGAGCTGCCCCTGGCTAAGGGCTTGGAACAGGGCAACTGCGCAACTCACAACAAAGCACGGGGTCAGGGGTCGGTCCTGGTCTCTCCCGGGGAGGGCTGGTTCcccggctgggggtgggggtctgtcCCTCCCGGTCTTTCTCACAGGGTGATGGAGTAGTTCCCTGGTTTGGGGGTAGGGTCTGCCCTGGTCACTCCCGGGGGGGTCTGGTTCCCCGGCTGGGGGGGAGGGTCGGTCCCAGACACTCCCACCGGGGGGTGCTGTAGTTCTCTGGTGTGGGGTCGGTCTCTCCTCGGAGaggcgggcaggggagggggctggtgtCGGTCCCGGTCTCGCCCCCGGGGTGGTGGAATAGTTCCCTGGGTTGGGGGTAGGGTCGGTCCGGTCTctcccgggggcggggctggggctggttccccgtggggggggggtctgtcccGGTCTCGCCCCCCGGGTGGTGGAATAGTTCCCTGGTTTGGGGGCAGGGTCGGTCCGGTCTCTCCGGGGGGTCGGGGTCTGGGGGTGTCAGTCCCGGTCTCTCTGCCCGGCGCTCACCTGGACGCCGCCTTGGTGAGCAGCGGGTggagccgcagcagcagcaggtacCGGGCGAGCAGCCTGCGGGGCAGCGGCCCCGGCGGCGGCTTGGAGAGCGCCGGGCACATCGCGCTGCACGCTGCACCCCAGCCACCCTGGGCTGGCTACTGCGCGTGCGCCCAGCGCCTCCGGGAGGGGCCGGCTGGGCGGGTCCCACGAGCCAAGGGGCGGGGCTCTGAGTGCGAGGCTCTGGGCAGGCAGCTCGGGGGCGGGACCAGACCCTCGGGGGCGGGGTTATCCTTGTTAGGGCGGGGCCAGTATCGCTTGGAGGTGGGGTGAGGCTAAAGGGCGGGACCTGCCCGTGGCGGGGCGGGCCGATGGAGAGGGTGgcctctctcccattggctgacgGAGGGGCGTGCGCCAGGAGCGCCCTGTGATTGGCGTAGCGTCCGGAGACAGAGAACGGGCCCGGCGCTCGCGGAGGGGGCGGAGTCAGGCCGATCTCGCGGGAGCTGGTGCAGCGCGGGAAATTTCGCTGCCGGCCGGAGCCGGGATGATGCTGAGGAACAGCGGGCGGCGCCGCGCGGAGCCCGCGGGCGGGGACCCCGACACCCCCCGGTGCGGGGCGcgcgcggggccggggccggggccggggccggggccggggctggggcgggggctccCTGCGGGCGTGAGGCGGCCCCCCCGGCCTGACGCGCTGCTCTCCGCAGGGACGATGGCTCCGGGCTCTCCGCCCTCAAGCGCCTGGAGCGCAGCCAGCGGACCGACCGGCTGGACGCGCAGTTCGGGTTCGAGCGGGCCAAGGAGCCGGGGGAGAAGACGGGCTGGCTGGTCAACATGCACCCGGTGGGCGGCGCCGGGCCGGGTGTGGGGGCGGCGCGTTGGGGTCCGGTTTGCCGGGCTGAGCCGGGTCAGCCTGTgatgctggagggggggggggggggggttggggggggggaagcggaggGGGGAGGCGGGGTTCTCGGGCCCTGCGCCCTAGGCAGGGTCTGTGATGTGCTGCCTCCCCTCTGCAGACAGAGATTTTGGACGATGACAAGCGCTTGGTCAGCTGCGTGGATTATTACTTCATCCAGGAGGATGGGAGCAGGTTTAAGGTGAGTCCCTCTAACCTTGGGCGCAGAGGATGGAGGAGCGGGAGCAGCTGCCCTTGGAGGCACAGGGAGTGTAACTCTGGGTGGTTTGGGGGAAGGCTTTGCAGAGCTGTACACTGGAAACGGCTTCCCGACTGACGCTGGAGAATTGACACCAAGGGGCTGCTCCTCCTTTGGGCACAAGTCCCGTTGACAAAGAGGGTGCAGAAGGGAGGGgcgggatagctcaggggtttgagcattggcctgctaaatcccgggttgtgagctcaatccttgaggaggccacatagggatctggagcaaaatcagtacttggtcctgctagtgaaactagggggctggactcaatgaccttcccttccagttctaggagataggtatagctccatatattttgtttatttttattaagggAGTTGGGTGACTGCATTAAGGGGTACAGACCCCGCAGATTGCCTTGCAGTTCAGTTGACTCTTTCCTGGATCTCCCTTAATCCCTAAAAGGGCATTGTGAGGAACACTAAGGAAACAGAAAGACAAACTGGGCAAGGtgatatctgttattggaccaactgtccaaagagattacctcaccctgGTCTTtgtaacatcctgggaccaacaccgCATACAACTAAGGAAACAGTCTGATCACCATTCCAGCCTCACGTCTGTGCTGCCAGGTGTAGGTAGGGGTGATTGGCTGGAGGTGGGATTGGGCCCCATGCATAACATTTGCCTGCATTGTTATGTATGTGCCTCAGTCAGAGGCAGGTGAGGATGCCTGCAGAGCTTTGCTCACAATGGCCAGTGATCACCATGGTAACAGGAGGTCAGTGCTGGCCTCATCTTATGGTGCCTCCCTGCTGCGTGGGTGGGTGTTATTATAGTGTCTTCTGTGTTCTTGCCCTGAACATAGCCTGTTTTTCCTAGGCGTCCAGGTGCTTTAATTCCTTCTTGATGGGATTTTAAGTGGGGCAGTTTACTCCACCATGGAAATCTGTCC comes from Mauremys reevesii isolate NIE-2019 linkage group 18, ASM1616193v1, whole genome shotgun sequence and encodes:
- the PXMP2 gene encoding peroxisomal membrane protein 2, with amino-acid sequence MCPALSKPPPGPLPRRLLARYLLLLRLHPLLTKAASSAVLSALGSLLSQVIERSRKKPGSSKSLDLSGPLRFAIYGFLFTGPLSHYFYLYLEQLIPSSVPFAMVKRLLLDRLVVAPPFLLLFFFVMNLLEGKDLSAFAEKIKSGYWVALKMNWKVWTPVQFINVNYVPMQFRVLFGNLVALFWFAYLASIKKR